A part of Planococcus sp. MB-3u-03 genomic DNA contains:
- a CDS encoding GNAT family N-acetyltransferase, translating into MYKLVSIQEHIKWQEILDALDIQDIYYTTQYFLSALKLDPGEAYLFYFQCADGEVAYPFIKRKVNEEQPHCFDIATPFGYGGPVLNIRSDSASLVENFRKEFIDFCKKEQIIAEFIRFHPSKENAEFFKGYMQLLPLYETYSIDLKKWQSPSVIEKEFSSEVEFRKLGTVRHMFEFLVLYYSNARRREEADSYYFFTNDYFEALVSTLGPNLHLFGAYRKEKLVSACYVLAMGKTIHFHLEGNLPEGEKHQADRKLLAKVAEWGLDNYYEEFHLGGSLDSDLGDAKRAIANMPVSTFSSANVSMNNSCTIDSFLWTTKTLSGATAISELGSANTGGITNEIYTI; encoded by the coding sequence ATGTACAAGCTGGTTTCCATCCAAGAGCATATCAAATGGCAGGAAATACTTGATGCCTTAGACATACAGGATATTTACTACACGACCCAATACTTTCTGAGTGCCCTTAAACTGGATCCAGGAGAAGCTTACCTCTTTTATTTTCAATGTGCAGACGGGGAAGTGGCCTATCCTTTCATCAAGAGGAAAGTGAATGAAGAACAGCCGCATTGTTTCGATATTGCCACGCCCTTCGGCTATGGCGGGCCGGTCTTGAATATACGTTCCGACAGCGCTTCTCTCGTAGAGAACTTCAGGAAGGAATTCATCGATTTCTGTAAGAAAGAGCAGATCATCGCTGAATTCATCCGCTTTCACCCTTCCAAGGAAAATGCTGAATTCTTTAAAGGCTATATGCAGTTATTGCCCTTATACGAGACCTATTCGATCGATTTGAAAAAATGGCAAAGTCCCTCAGTGATAGAAAAAGAATTTTCATCTGAGGTGGAGTTCCGGAAGTTAGGGACTGTCCGCCATATGTTCGAGTTCCTGGTCCTTTATTATTCGAACGCCCGAAGACGGGAAGAAGCTGATAGTTATTATTTTTTCACCAACGATTACTTCGAAGCATTAGTCAGCACGCTTGGCCCGAACCTTCATCTGTTCGGGGCATATAGAAAAGAGAAATTGGTTTCCGCCTGCTATGTGCTAGCGATGGGCAAGACCATTCATTTCCATCTAGAAGGCAATTTGCCGGAAGGGGAAAAGCATCAAGCTGACCGTAAATTGTTGGCTAAAGTAGCCGAATGGGGCTTGGATAATTATTACGAAGAGTTTCATTTAGGAGGAAGCCTGGACAGCGATTTGGGCGATGCAAAACGGGCGATTGCCAATATGCCGGTATCCACTTTTTCATCGGCAAATGTATCCATGAACAACAGCTGTACGATCGATTCATTTCTTTGGACGACGAAGACATTATCCGGCGCTACCGCAATATCTGAACTAGGTTCAGCAAATACAGGAGGTATAACAAATGAGATATACACAATATAA